The genome window TTTTGCGGGATTTATCCTTTTCTATCAAAGCAGGAGAAACTGTTGCCTTTGTTGGCCCTTCGGGCGCAGGAAAAAGTACTCTCTTTTCTCTTATTCTCCGTTTTTATGATCCTACAAGTGGTCATATTCAATTTGATGGCATTGATATTAATCGTCTTTCCCTACACGATTTACGTTCCTCGATTTCCTACGTTTCTCAAGAGATTGATATTTTTGAAGGAACAGTTCGCGAAAATATAGCCTTTGGAGCTCAAAATCCTCATCAAGAACAAATCATCGCTGCGGCCCAAGCAGCCAATGCATCTGAATTTATCGACTCCTTACCAAAAGGCTTTGAAACTCAAGTGGGAGAAAAGGGTATCATGCTTTCAGGGGGACAAAAACAACGTATTGGCCTTGCGCGAGCAATCTTGAGAAATGCTCCTCTCCTATTGTTGGACGAAGCAACATCAGCCTTAGATGCAACAAATGAAAAGCTGGTGCAAAAAGCTTTAGAAGGCCTCATGAAAAATCACACAACCTTGGTCATTGCTCACCGTTTAGCAACGGTGTTAAAAGCAGATCGTATTCTTGTAATGGATCAAGGCTCTATCGTTGAAGAAGGAACTCATGCACAACTCATTGAGCAAAATGGAATTTATGCACGTTTAGCTAAACTTCAATTTTCACCTGAACAAACTTCACAAAAAATTGAACCAAAGGAATCTCATAAAAGTAAAAAAAGAAAACCCTCCCAAAAATAAAACCAAAAAACTTTAAACTTGAGGAATATGGAATAATTGACTTTTGCTGCCGAGAAAGCAATCTTGATAGAAGATCAAACCTAAAAAGCGAACTACCAACTTTCTTGCTAAGCGTTTATTTCTAACAGAGCCTCATTCTTCTATTTTCTGTGTACACAATTGTCTTTTGTCTTTCTCTGGAAAAATTTATATTTTGAATCAAATCCCTTTTTTGAGAATTCTTTTCAATTCAGCGTGAATAATCTCATTACCAGCAACGATATTTCTTTTACCAAAAATATCCTGCTCCCCATCTTTATCGCTTACAAATCCACCTGCTTCACGAATCATTAAGAGTCCAGCAGCCATATCCCAAATTTGGAGATTATCTTCCCAAAAGCCATCAACTCTTCCAGTAGCTACATAAGCCAAATCAAGAGAAGCAGCTCCAAAACGGCGAATTCCGGAAACCTCAGCCATTACATTGCGTAATTCCACCAAATAATTTTCATGACTTGGACGCCCCAAATGGGGTAATCCTGTAGCAATAACGCAATGTTCTAATTTGCGCCGTACTGCCACACGACAGCGCCGATCATTGAGGAAAGCTCCACAACCGCGTTCAGCAGTAAAGAGCTCATCAAGAATAGGATTATAAATAACACCGGCAACAATCTGTCCTTGACGTTCTAAGGCAATCGAAACAGCAAAAAAAGGAAGACCATGTAAAAAATTTGTTGTTCCATCCAGAGGATCAACAATGAAACGATGTTGTGAATCTTCTCCGATGATTTCCTGAGACTCTTCCATCAAAAACCCAAATTTGGGTCGTGCTTTTTTTAATTCATTAAAAATAATTTTCTCGGCTTTGCAATCTGCTTGACTTACATAATCGGCAGGCCCTTTTAAAGACACTTGTAAATTTTGAACTTCACCATAATCACGCACCAAAGAACGACCTGCTTTTATAGCAGCCTGCACCATAATATACATGATTGCAGAATGAGCCATCTTTTACCCTCTTGTTTTTTCCTATCCCTTTTCATTTGCACGACGCAAATAAATTAACTCATTGGTATCTACAACAATCCTTTCACCTGAATTAATAAAAGGAGGAACAAGAATGCGAATTCCATTTTCAAGAATAGCAGGTTTATAAGAAGAGGTAACTGTTTGCCCTTTGAT of Bartonella sp. JB63 contains these proteins:
- a CDS encoding inositol monophosphatase family protein, with translation MAHSAIMYIMVQAAIKAGRSLVRDYGEVQNLQVSLKGPADYVSQADCKAEKIIFNELKKARPKFGFLMEESQEIIGEDSQHRFIVDPLDGTTNFLHGLPFFAVSIALERQGQIVAGVIYNPILDELFTAERGCGAFLNDRRCRVAVRRKLEHCVIATGLPHLGRPSHENYLVELRNVMAEVSGIRRFGAASLDLAYVATGRVDGFWEDNLQIWDMAAGLLMIREAGGFVSDKDGEQDIFGKRNIVAGNEIIHAELKRILKKGI